The following proteins are encoded in a genomic region of Ptychodera flava strain L36383 chromosome 23 unlocalized genomic scaffold, AS_Pfla_20210202 Scaffold_24__1_contigs__length_23054250_pilon, whole genome shotgun sequence:
- the LOC139124801 gene encoding uncharacterized protein, translated as MSRVLLYQTCNHISGNCRNIDRCENGGKCIENYFKCDCPDEWIGPLCNISVNVKVTEPADYYIGDGNQTALPLEDGFGGNQNKKQERSVLIAVLIAVVAAITAVTILIATVVLSLKKKRGKRNANKTVEETNASEESKFLDTSDDQARTNNEIDTPESSQQPHSNGHQETIYAVIVDDETDVNPYDIPMNIDTRSPQIGETGMTNFETENGEIDDSMTTTDKMDDNPYDIPTNIEVGSPPLSNLQRITADLKHGRNERIFAATDDTQQFIDDGRIQRRPVCHSSTFRPSF; from the exons ATGTCCCGAGTGCTATTGTACCAAACCTGTAATCATATTTCTGGTAACTGTCGTAACATAGACAG ATGTGAAAACGGTGGTAAATGcatagaaaattattttaaatgtgACTGTCCTGATGAATGGATTGGTCCTCTCTGTAATATCTCCGTGAATGTAAAGGTAACCGAGCCAG CTGATTACTACATTGGCGATGGCAATCAAACGGCACTTCCCTTGGAGGATGGTTTTGGAGGTAATCAGAACAAAAAGCAGGAAAGGTCCGTTCTAATCGCTGTGCTGATTGCTGTCGTTGCTGCTATTACCGCTGTGACCATACTCATAGCAACTGTCGTTCTCTCTCTCAAAAAGAAAAGAGGAAAGAG AAATGCTAATAAAACTGTCGAGGAAACGAACGCATCGGAGGAATCGAAATTCTTGGATACATCGGACGATCAGGCAAGGACTAATAATGAAATTGATACACCAGAGTCATCTCAACAGCCACATTCCAACGGCCATCAAGAAACTATCTACGCAGTGATCGTTGATGACGAAACGGATGTCAACCCGTATGACATCCCAATGAACATTGACACAAGGTCACCCCAGATCGGCGAAACTGGGATGACGaattttgaaactgaaaatgGAGAAATCGACGATTCAATGACAACTACTGACAAAATGGATGACAATCCGTACGATATTCCAACGAACATTGAGGTAGGATCACCGCCACTTAGCAATCTACAGAGAATTACAGCAGATCTTAAGCATGGGAGAAACGAAAGAATTTTCGCAGCGACCGATGACACGCAACAATTCATCGACGACGGACGAATTCAACGAAGGCCCGTATGCCATAGTTCCACTTTCCGGCCTTCATTTTGA